The following are encoded together in the Geobacter sulfurreducens PCA genome:
- a CDS encoding glutamate synthase-related protein, protein MADKTIDPSGLVPPERDACAIICHINKEARPTHGNVQRTIEALVKMGHRAGEINGEGDGCGVLTDIPRTIWREVLAGAGADPDLAEAPGFAVGHLLLPKEAIVADPQLQAAILGRFSAAGVQLLVERPGIVRSEVLSSRAREGEPLFWQVALLCPEKVAAPKLLFELQTSIERDFTVHVASLSTDVTAWKVHGAPELLPRYYPELRRRDFLSSVTIGHSRYSTNTLPTVLRAQPFSLLGHNGEINTIARLREEARMMGIPLFADGSDSQDLNRTLEGLMFRYGLTLFEAMEVVFPPIFSAMDGMGPELKAMYTWFRRFLKASAQGPAAIIARHRNLCIFSVDAMGLRPLWVGETDREIFASSELGVVPHEEILSDPKPLAPGEKVGVRIVAGQQVEIIGHPALRGEVYQSFRKRTNLASQEKWVTQGAALGDGLPSLAVRFGRSAKLHQDNLMSAFAWKSSDLSILREMAGSGSDPIASLGYDGPLASLSSRRQNLSDYFKEQVAVVTNPAIDREREAEHFSTRVYLGPRPLFRGPARLAVTLEVPLLTGGRRTGIEAADAAVAREFGTASLEALVAAFGEGKGRCRVIPCHMAKEECLGAALARLTREAVEAVSRGAAVLLLDDSDCFAPGKSFIDPFLVTAVLHKGLKEATDASGESLRRRTALVVRSGALRSLHDLIFALGMGADALCPYLMWEGAGDGPGMKNLFSVVAKGLEKVISTMGTHEIGGYGKYFASIGLCRHLAEIFETPNFCGSGQGGLTLERLEEENRSRSSVARSREKQPVPVQFRLYPKIWKMVGAVAKMEETYADLSRLIQQYEAENPLAIRHLLDLRYTQELTVDPDEVDTTVGDHNLPILISAMSFGSQGETPFRIYAEAAKRLNIICMNGEGGEIADMLGQYRKNRGQQIASGRFGVNMAFLNSADFLEIKVGQGAKPGEGGHLPGFKVTAKIAAARHATPGVSLISPSNNHDIYSIEDLAQIVEELRTANPWARMSVKVPAVAGIGTIALGVAKAGADIITISGYDGGTGAARKHAIKFVGLPAEIGVSEAHKALVAAGMRQKVEIWADGGARTGRDVVKLMLLGANRVGFGTMAMVVIGCTACRGCHLGTCHVGIATQIETAEEAEARGLKRFVPRVLENGVIYMSTFFRGMSREIRILTAKLGFRRTQDLVGRSDLLAQARGLDRLDLTELLRPARPEEHQPFEPEVRIIRKPLNYLTSLISGLVTDSFAKGEERVRYDDDSATSSDRAIGTHLAGALERGVAEGRVRTGQRALLQFRRDSIPGNGLAAFSIDRLTIRVEGGAQDGVGKSTSGGRIVILKGENREGRRVGGTVGKGLAYGAQGGTFLVQGDADSRACIRLSGADVVFGSRIREPVDDFRGDIASRANLKGFAFEYMTAGRVVVLGDPGPWICSGMTGGVVYCHLDGAMGFTREALRRRLAKGAGVEIRDVEEEDVASIGELLLKYHRELLHSHQEEEADAVEGIIADTRSCFVKIVPEKNIVTPRSTE, encoded by the coding sequence ATGGCCGACAAGACCATCGACCCCTCCGGCCTCGTCCCCCCCGAGCGGGACGCCTGCGCCATCATCTGTCACATCAACAAGGAAGCCCGTCCCACCCACGGCAACGTCCAACGGACCATCGAGGCCCTGGTGAAGATGGGGCACCGGGCCGGTGAAATCAACGGCGAAGGAGACGGGTGTGGCGTCCTGACCGACATCCCCCGAACGATCTGGCGGGAGGTCCTGGCTGGCGCAGGCGCCGACCCCGATCTGGCCGAAGCTCCCGGCTTTGCCGTGGGGCATTTGCTTCTGCCGAAGGAGGCCATTGTCGCCGATCCGCAGCTGCAGGCGGCAATCCTTGGCCGGTTCTCCGCCGCCGGCGTCCAGTTGCTTGTGGAGCGGCCCGGGATTGTCCGGAGCGAAGTCCTCTCCAGCCGCGCAAGGGAAGGGGAGCCCCTCTTCTGGCAGGTGGCGCTCCTCTGCCCGGAGAAGGTGGCAGCACCAAAGCTCCTGTTCGAACTCCAAACATCCATCGAGCGGGATTTCACGGTCCACGTGGCGTCTCTCTCCACCGATGTGACCGCCTGGAAGGTTCACGGCGCACCGGAACTCCTTCCCCGTTACTATCCCGAATTGCGGCGCCGCGACTTTCTCTCCTCAGTTACCATCGGTCACAGCCGTTATTCCACCAACACGCTCCCCACAGTGCTCCGGGCCCAGCCCTTTTCGCTTCTGGGGCACAATGGCGAGATCAACACCATCGCCCGGCTTCGGGAAGAGGCTCGGATGATGGGAATTCCTCTCTTCGCCGACGGCTCCGACTCCCAGGACCTGAATCGGACCCTGGAAGGGCTCATGTTCCGCTATGGTCTCACCCTGTTCGAGGCGATGGAGGTGGTTTTCCCGCCCATTTTCAGCGCCATGGACGGCATGGGGCCGGAGCTGAAGGCCATGTATACCTGGTTCCGCCGCTTTCTGAAGGCGTCAGCCCAAGGGCCCGCGGCCATCATTGCCCGCCATCGCAATCTCTGCATCTTCAGCGTGGACGCCATGGGGCTGCGCCCTCTCTGGGTGGGTGAGACCGACCGGGAGATATTTGCCTCGTCGGAACTGGGCGTCGTCCCCCATGAGGAGATCCTGAGCGACCCGAAGCCCCTGGCCCCCGGCGAGAAGGTGGGGGTGCGGATCGTGGCGGGGCAACAGGTGGAGATCATCGGGCACCCGGCCCTGCGGGGGGAGGTTTACCAGAGCTTCCGGAAGCGGACGAACCTGGCGTCCCAGGAGAAGTGGGTAACGCAGGGGGCGGCACTGGGGGACGGGCTGCCGTCCCTGGCGGTCCGCTTCGGCCGGAGCGCCAAACTCCACCAGGACAACCTCATGTCCGCCTTTGCCTGGAAGTCCAGCGATCTGTCCATTCTGCGAGAGATGGCCGGCAGCGGCTCGGACCCTATTGCGTCCCTGGGGTACGACGGCCCCCTGGCGTCGCTTTCCAGCCGGCGTCAGAATCTCTCCGACTACTTCAAGGAACAGGTGGCTGTGGTGACCAATCCGGCCATTGACCGGGAACGGGAGGCAGAGCATTTTTCCACCAGGGTCTACCTGGGGCCGCGGCCCCTGTTCCGAGGCCCCGCCCGCCTGGCGGTGACGCTGGAGGTGCCGCTGCTGACCGGTGGCCGCCGTACCGGCATCGAAGCGGCCGACGCCGCCGTGGCCCGGGAGTTCGGCACCGCCAGCCTGGAGGCGCTCGTGGCCGCCTTTGGCGAGGGCAAGGGGCGGTGTCGGGTAATTCCGTGCCACATGGCAAAGGAGGAATGTCTGGGAGCCGCCCTGGCGCGCCTGACCCGCGAGGCTGTGGAGGCAGTGTCCCGGGGGGCTGCGGTGCTCCTGCTGGACGACAGCGACTGCTTCGCCCCGGGGAAGAGCTTCATCGACCCGTTTCTGGTGACGGCGGTCCTCCACAAGGGGCTCAAGGAGGCCACCGACGCCTCGGGGGAAAGTCTGCGGCGGCGGACCGCCCTGGTGGTCCGGTCCGGGGCGCTCCGCAGCCTCCACGACCTCATATTCGCTCTCGGCATGGGGGCCGATGCCCTTTGTCCCTATCTCATGTGGGAAGGGGCCGGCGATGGTCCGGGGATGAAGAACCTCTTCTCGGTCGTTGCCAAGGGTCTCGAAAAGGTCATCTCCACCATGGGGACCCACGAGATCGGCGGCTACGGCAAGTACTTCGCATCCATCGGCCTTTGCCGGCATCTGGCGGAGATATTTGAAACCCCCAACTTCTGCGGCTCGGGGCAGGGCGGGCTCACCCTTGAGCGGCTGGAGGAGGAAAACCGCTCCCGCAGCTCCGTGGCCCGCAGCCGCGAAAAACAACCGGTGCCGGTCCAGTTCCGGCTCTATCCCAAAATTTGGAAGATGGTGGGGGCCGTGGCCAAGATGGAGGAGACCTACGCGGACCTCTCCCGCCTCATCCAGCAGTACGAGGCGGAGAACCCCCTGGCCATCCGGCACCTGCTCGACCTCCGCTACACCCAGGAACTGACCGTGGACCCGGACGAGGTGGACACCACCGTGGGGGACCATAACCTGCCGATCCTGATTTCCGCCATGAGCTTCGGTTCTCAGGGGGAGACTCCTTTCAGGATCTACGCCGAAGCGGCAAAGCGCCTTAACATCATCTGCATGAACGGCGAGGGGGGCGAAATCGCCGACATGCTGGGGCAGTACCGGAAGAACCGGGGGCAGCAGATCGCCTCGGGGCGCTTCGGGGTGAACATGGCATTCCTCAACTCCGCCGACTTTCTGGAGATCAAGGTGGGGCAGGGGGCCAAGCCCGGCGAGGGGGGGCATCTCCCCGGCTTCAAGGTGACGGCCAAGATCGCTGCAGCTCGCCACGCCACGCCCGGCGTCAGCCTCATTTCCCCCTCCAACAACCACGACATCTACTCTATCGAGGATCTGGCCCAGATCGTCGAGGAACTCCGTACCGCCAACCCTTGGGCCCGCATGTCGGTGAAGGTGCCAGCGGTGGCGGGAATCGGCACCATCGCCCTCGGCGTGGCCAAGGCCGGGGCCGACATCATCACCATCAGCGGCTACGACGGCGGCACCGGCGCGGCCCGCAAGCACGCCATCAAGTTCGTGGGGTTGCCCGCGGAGATCGGGGTCTCAGAGGCCCACAAGGCGCTGGTGGCGGCCGGGATGCGCCAGAAAGTGGAGATCTGGGCCGACGGCGGCGCCCGCACCGGCCGGGACGTGGTAAAACTCATGCTCCTCGGCGCCAACCGGGTCGGTTTCGGCACCATGGCCATGGTGGTCATCGGCTGCACCGCCTGCCGGGGCTGCCATCTCGGGACCTGCCACGTGGGAATCGCCACCCAGATCGAAACCGCGGAGGAGGCCGAAGCCCGGGGACTCAAGCGGTTCGTTCCCCGGGTGCTGGAAAACGGGGTCATTTACATGAGCACCTTTTTCCGGGGGATGAGTCGGGAAATCAGGATCCTCACTGCCAAGCTCGGCTTCCGGCGCACCCAGGACCTGGTGGGGCGGAGCGATCTCCTCGCCCAGGCCCGGGGCCTCGACCGCCTGGACCTGACGGAGTTGCTCCGCCCGGCCCGACCGGAGGAGCATCAGCCCTTCGAACCCGAGGTGCGCATCATCCGCAAGCCCCTCAATTACCTGACCTCTCTTATCTCCGGGCTCGTGACCGACTCTTTCGCCAAGGGCGAGGAGCGGGTCCGGTACGATGACGACAGTGCCACCAGCTCCGACCGGGCCATCGGCACCCATCTGGCCGGTGCCTTGGAGCGCGGTGTGGCCGAGGGGCGCGTTCGGACCGGGCAGCGGGCGCTCCTCCAGTTCCGGCGCGACTCCATCCCGGGCAACGGCTTGGCCGCCTTTTCCATCGACCGGCTCACCATCCGGGTAGAGGGAGGGGCTCAGGATGGCGTGGGCAAGAGTACCTCCGGCGGCAGAATCGTCATCCTCAAGGGTGAGAACCGGGAGGGGCGCCGGGTGGGTGGGACTGTGGGCAAGGGGCTCGCCTACGGTGCCCAGGGAGGAACCTTCCTTGTCCAGGGAGATGCCGACAGCAGGGCCTGCATCAGGCTCTCCGGGGCCGATGTGGTCTTCGGCTCCCGCATCCGCGAGCCGGTTGACGACTTTCGAGGGGACATCGCCTCCCGGGCAAACCTTAAGGGTTTCGCCTTCGAGTACATGACCGCCGGACGGGTGGTGGTCCTGGGGGATCCGGGCCCCTGGATCTGCTCCGGCATGACCGGTGGCGTGGTGTACTGCCACCTGGACGGAGCCATGGGGTTCACCCGTGAGGCCCTGCGTCGGCGGCTGGCCAAAGGGGCCGGGGTGGAGATCCGGGACGTTGAGGAAGAGGATGTGGCAAGCATTGGGGAGCTCCTCCTGAAGTACCACCGGGAGCTCCTCCACTCCCACCAGGAGGAAGAAGCCGACGCCGTGGAGGGGATCATTGCCGACACCCGGAGCTGTTTCGTTAAGATCGTGCCGGAGAAGAACATCGTTACCCCCAGGAGCACCGAGTGA
- a CDS encoding alpha/beta hydrolase, whose protein sequence is MEHPLIRIVILAVLAYVGYALLCFLVQRTIIYPGRSLSVAGQPPDLPDIHPLWLTTPYGHVESWFLPATGSVAGDRRPVVLFFHGNGEVIDVLPDQAEGFRRMGMHVMLVEYPGYGRSGGSPSEEGITAAAVAAYDELVRRSDTDSGRMIAFGRSLGCGAACALSLRRPLAALILQSPFTSTRPFARQMLLPGFLARDVFDNRKALESYGGAVLILHGTEDDIIPVGHGRELARTVRRGCLIELRCGHNDCPPDWLEFWRIIEGFLEQEGVSGRK, encoded by the coding sequence ATGGAGCATCCCCTCATCCGGATCGTCATCCTGGCCGTGCTCGCCTATGTGGGGTACGCACTGCTCTGTTTCCTGGTCCAGCGCACCATCATCTATCCCGGCCGTTCCCTTTCCGTGGCCGGCCAGCCTCCCGATTTGCCCGACATCCATCCCCTCTGGCTCACAACCCCATACGGCCACGTCGAATCCTGGTTTCTGCCGGCCACGGGGAGCGTTGCCGGAGACAGGCGTCCGGTGGTACTCTTTTTTCACGGCAACGGCGAGGTGATCGACGTTCTGCCGGACCAGGCCGAGGGGTTTCGCAGGATGGGGATGCACGTCATGCTCGTGGAGTATCCGGGATACGGCCGTTCCGGCGGGTCGCCGTCAGAGGAGGGAATCACGGCTGCGGCCGTGGCCGCCTATGATGAACTTGTGCGGAGGAGCGACACGGATTCCGGCCGCATGATCGCCTTCGGCAGGTCGCTCGGATGCGGGGCCGCCTGTGCCCTGAGCCTCAGACGCCCGCTGGCGGCCCTTATCCTCCAGTCGCCGTTCACCTCGACCCGTCCCTTTGCCCGGCAGATGCTCCTCCCCGGATTTCTGGCACGCGATGTCTTCGACAACCGTAAGGCCCTGGAATCCTACGGCGGAGCGGTCCTCATCCTGCACGGCACGGAAGACGACATCATCCCCGTCGGCCACGGGCGCGAACTGGCCCGTACCGTCCGGCGCGGGTGCCTGATAGAGCTTCGCTGCGGCCATAATGACTGCCCCCCCGACTGGCTGGAGTTCTGGCGGATCATTGAGGGATTTCTGGAGCAGGAAGGGGTGTCGGGGAGAAAATGA
- a CDS encoding SlyX family protein, protein MENRITDIEIHLSHLEHTIQELNEVVYRQQQAIDRLEDELKALRTQFLAVAPSPTRPPDEETPPPHY, encoded by the coding sequence ATGGAAAACCGCATCACCGACATCGAGATCCACCTTTCGCACCTGGAGCACACCATCCAGGAACTGAACGAGGTGGTCTACCGCCAGCAGCAGGCCATCGACCGGTTGGAAGACGAGCTGAAGGCCCTGCGGACGCAGTTCCTGGCGGTGGCGCCGTCGCCAACCCGCCCGCCCGACGAGGAAACGCCGCCTCCCCACTACTGA
- the hemE gene encoding uroporphyrinogen decarboxylase, which translates to MNNRFLDACWGKPVDRTPVWLMRQAGRYLPEYMAVRSKCTFLELCKTPELAAEVTIQPIDILNVDAAILFSDILTPVEPMGLKLDFVPGPVFEHPVRTMADVEKLRIPNPEEDVPYVLDTIKILRRELAGRVPLIGFGGAPFTLACYMVEGKGSKDWANIKRMMYAAPDVYAALMDKVTMMDMEYLNAQIKAGAQAIQIFDTWGGVLSPTDYEKYVLPYTTKLINGLNRQNTPVIHFVKGAGTMLETVQKAGGDVMGLDWHVNLGKARDVLGQNMAVQGNLDPTVLYAPKEVIEAEVKRVLDENAGRPGHIFNLGHGILPTVPPENAIHMVECVHRLSQK; encoded by the coding sequence GTACGCTCCAAGTGCACCTTCCTGGAACTCTGCAAGACCCCGGAACTGGCGGCAGAGGTGACCATTCAGCCCATCGACATTCTGAATGTCGACGCGGCGATCCTCTTCTCCGACATCCTCACTCCGGTTGAGCCCATGGGGCTCAAGCTCGACTTCGTGCCCGGCCCGGTCTTCGAGCACCCCGTACGTACCATGGCCGATGTGGAGAAGCTGCGCATTCCCAACCCCGAGGAAGATGTCCCCTACGTACTGGACACCATCAAGATCCTCCGTCGGGAACTGGCCGGCAGGGTTCCCCTGATCGGCTTCGGCGGAGCGCCGTTCACCCTGGCCTGCTACATGGTTGAAGGCAAGGGTTCCAAGGACTGGGCAAACATCAAGCGGATGATGTATGCCGCTCCCGACGTCTATGCCGCCCTCATGGACAAGGTTACCATGATGGACATGGAGTACCTGAACGCCCAGATCAAGGCCGGTGCCCAGGCGATCCAGATCTTCGACACCTGGGGCGGGGTCCTCTCCCCCACCGATTACGAGAAGTACGTTCTGCCCTACACCACCAAGCTCATCAACGGCCTGAACCGTCAGAACACGCCGGTGATCCACTTTGTCAAGGGCGCCGGCACCATGCTGGAGACGGTGCAGAAGGCCGGCGGCGACGTCATGGGGCTCGACTGGCACGTGAATCTTGGGAAGGCCAGGGACGTGCTCGGTCAGAACATGGCCGTGCAGGGGAACCTGGACCCCACGGTCCTCTACGCCCCCAAAGAGGTCATCGAGGCCGAGGTGAAGCGGGTGCTCGACGAGAATGCCGGCCGTCCCGGACACATCTTCAACCTGGGACACGGCATCCTGCCGACAGTGCCGCCGGAAAACGCCATCCACATGGTGGAGTGCGTGCACCGGCTGTCCCAGAAGTAG